The Cohnella abietis genome has a segment encoding these proteins:
- a CDS encoding DEAD/DEAH box helicase produces MNPWTEKTESVEEWLGLLRSRPELMENVTYWHTTPARPARTIELPENIHPKLAHALSQKGITQLYTHQASSFTAVAGGNHVVTVTPTASGKTLCYNLPVIQRLLEDDSARALYLFPTKALAQDQVAELQELANLMEVDIKTHTYDGDTPPTVRQAIRNAGHIVVTNPDMLHSAILPHHTKWVKLFENIKYIIIDELHAYRGVFGSHVANVIRRLKRICRFYGSEPQFLCASATIRNPQEHAERLIGENVTLVDDNGAPSGEKHMVFYNPPVVNKQLGIRRSSVLESQKLAAMLLKSGIQTIVFARSRVRVEILLTYLQENIKNELGTKSIRGYRGGYLPKLRREIERGLRSGEIRGVVSTNALELGIDIGQLQACVLNGYPGTIASTWQQSGRAGRRQGSSVTFLVASSNPLDQYLIQNPDYFLGRPPEEARIHPDNLLILLDHLKCAAYELPFEEGDTFGGEKLTDLLEFLAEEKVLHRVGSRWYWMEQAFPAHGISLRSAAQENFIIIDQTAGHRVIGEVDRFGAPTLIHEEAIYLHEGVQYQVEKLDYPEKKAYVREVNVDYFTDASLAVELKVLHVDLESNIGPLQRQYGEVTVMAKPTIFKKIRLRTHENIGSGPIHLPEEILHTSGYWFSFSEEESGKRSANDMQMALLGLANVLIHLAPLHLMCDPMDIRVVPQVKALHTKRPTIYFYDRYPGGIGLSQRLYEKHEELLEEAQRLIHGCGCLSGCPACVGPIEEVGLLGKDLALSLLQGLRASE; encoded by the coding sequence ATGAATCCGTGGACGGAAAAAACGGAGTCGGTGGAGGAGTGGCTCGGGCTGCTGCGAAGCCGACCTGAGCTGATGGAAAATGTGACGTACTGGCATACGACGCCGGCTCGTCCTGCACGTACAATTGAGCTTCCAGAGAATATACACCCTAAGCTGGCCCATGCACTTAGCCAGAAGGGGATTACCCAACTATATACGCACCAAGCGTCATCTTTTACCGCCGTTGCTGGTGGTAATCATGTAGTAACTGTCACTCCTACGGCATCGGGTAAGACACTTTGCTATAACCTGCCTGTAATTCAGCGGTTATTAGAGGACGATAGCGCCAGGGCGCTCTATTTGTTCCCTACGAAGGCGCTAGCTCAGGATCAGGTAGCTGAGCTGCAGGAGCTTGCCAACTTGATGGAAGTCGATATTAAGACGCACACGTATGATGGGGACACGCCGCCAACGGTAAGGCAGGCTATTCGTAATGCAGGTCATATCGTGGTCACGAACCCGGACATGCTGCATTCGGCGATATTGCCGCATCATACAAAATGGGTTAAGCTGTTTGAAAATATCAAGTATATTATTATTGATGAATTACACGCCTATCGCGGAGTATTCGGAAGCCATGTTGCCAACGTCATTCGTAGGCTGAAGAGGATATGTCGGTTCTACGGTAGTGAGCCGCAGTTTCTATGTGCATCTGCGACAATTCGCAATCCGCAGGAGCATGCGGAACGGCTAATAGGCGAAAACGTTACGCTCGTTGACGACAATGGAGCCCCTTCAGGGGAGAAGCATATGGTTTTCTACAATCCACCTGTTGTTAATAAGCAGCTTGGTATCCGTCGCAGCAGTGTGCTTGAATCCCAGAAGCTTGCTGCTATGCTGCTGAAGAGTGGCATTCAGACGATCGTATTCGCAAGAAGTCGAGTAAGAGTGGAAATACTGCTAACCTATCTGCAAGAAAATATTAAGAATGAGCTTGGAACGAAATCCATCCGCGGATATCGGGGAGGTTATTTACCTAAGCTCCGCCGGGAAATTGAACGAGGCTTGCGCAGTGGTGAAATTCGCGGCGTAGTGAGTACGAACGCTCTTGAATTGGGAATAGATATCGGGCAGCTGCAAGCTTGTGTGTTAAATGGTTATCCAGGAACGATTGCTAGTACTTGGCAGCAATCAGGACGAGCAGGCCGTAGGCAGGGCAGCTCCGTTACCTTCCTTGTAGCTAGCAGTAACCCACTTGATCAGTATTTGATTCAGAATCCAGATTACTTCTTAGGGCGTCCTCCTGAGGAGGCACGAATTCATCCAGATAATTTGCTTATTCTGCTCGATCATTTGAAATGCGCCGCCTATGAGCTTCCTTTCGAAGAGGGAGATACGTTCGGCGGGGAGAAGCTGACCGATCTGCTTGAGTTTCTAGCAGAGGAGAAGGTGCTGCATAGAGTGGGGAGCAGGTGGTACTGGATGGAGCAGGCGTTCCCCGCTCATGGCATTTCCTTGAGATCGGCTGCACAGGAAAACTTCATCATCATCGATCAAACAGCTGGTCATCGCGTTATTGGTGAGGTGGATCGGTTCGGTGCGCCTACGTTAATTCACGAAGAAGCGATATATCTTCATGAAGGGGTACAATATCAAGTAGAGAAGCTGGATTATCCGGAGAAAAAAGCATACGTGCGTGAAGTTAATGTTGATTATTTCACAGATGCGAGCTTGGCGGTTGAGCTTAAGGTACTCCACGTTGATCTGGAATCGAATATCGGACCGCTACAGCGACAATACGGAGAAGTTACGGTTATGGCTAAACCAACTATTTTCAAGAAGATCCGCTTGAGAACCCATGAGAACATAGGCTCCGGTCCCATCCACCTGCCCGAAGAAATTTTACACACTAGTGGTTACTGGTTCTCTTTCTCCGAAGAGGAGTCAGGCAAGAGAAGTGCTAACGATATGCAGATGGCATTGCTTGGATTAGCGAATGTCCTTATACATCTAGCGCCGCTCCACCTAATGTGCGATCCTATGGACATTCGAGTAGTTCCTCAGGTTAAGGCTTTGCACACGAAGAGACCGACGATCTACTTCTATGATCGTTATCCCGGTGGAATAGGACTTAGCCAGCGCTTGTACGAGAAGCATGAGGAGCTGTTGGAGGAAGCGCAACGACTTATCCATGGCTGTGGCTGCTTGAGCGGCTGTCCGGCTTGTGTAGGGCCGATTGAAGAGGTCGGATTGCTTGGTAAGGATTTAGCACTGTCACTACTACAGGGGCTGAGGGCAAGCGAATGA
- a CDS encoding ribonuclease H-like domain-containing protein, which produces MSGLRERLGRLRTESKEASKEQASPESAVQAEEDGLADGFRQIGVELQSNEQGQFLLRRVVYPLPYYHGRHELSDLISNAPYLHAVAVKQNNEQSEPIEVHKLLFLDTETTGLGVGTGNVPFMIGFGYYTEQAFVVEQTLIRHPGEEKAMLTYLLGHMKDKSHLVTYNGRTFDWPVLVNRFILNGWRRSGPEPGHLDFLHPSRALWRNTLPSCKLSMVEEARLGIHRGHDVPGSLAPALYFQYLSDGNPTHLHGVYTHNEQDVLTLASLAVHFGLLLSGTTSVDEQSELPEGEELFRTACWLEKHGATTPAEHLFALLGKMDELGDSTGWSLALAARYKKAGQYEQALPLWRRAAEKAEDSLLPKLDAHVELAMYYEHRNKQLLTALTFAEKALELGHRRARLISDAAKRKEEKEALLHRVARLRDKVSRERV; this is translated from the coding sequence ATGAGCGGGCTTAGAGAGAGGTTAGGGCGGCTTCGTACGGAGTCAAAGGAAGCTTCCAAGGAGCAAGCTTCACCAGAATCGGCTGTTCAGGCTGAAGAGGACGGCTTAGCGGATGGATTTCGTCAGATCGGAGTTGAGCTGCAGAGCAACGAACAGGGTCAGTTTCTTCTACGTCGGGTTGTGTACCCTTTGCCGTATTATCATGGGCGCCATGAATTATCCGATCTCATATCTAATGCTCCATATTTGCATGCTGTAGCTGTAAAACAAAATAATGAACAAAGCGAGCCCATTGAAGTCCACAAGCTGCTATTCTTGGATACGGAAACGACGGGTCTCGGTGTGGGAACGGGTAATGTTCCGTTTATGATCGGCTTCGGCTATTATACCGAGCAAGCTTTCGTAGTTGAGCAGACGCTGATTCGCCATCCAGGTGAGGAGAAGGCGATGCTAACGTATTTGCTCGGTCATATGAAGGATAAGAGTCACTTGGTTACCTACAACGGCAGAACCTTTGACTGGCCGGTGCTTGTCAATCGATTCATTCTTAACGGATGGCGAAGAAGCGGACCTGAGCCGGGCCATCTCGATTTTCTTCATCCTTCGCGGGCGCTTTGGCGTAATACGCTTCCCTCGTGTAAGCTCAGCATGGTAGAGGAAGCTCGGCTAGGCATTCACAGAGGTCACGATGTGCCCGGCTCGCTTGCTCCCGCTCTTTATTTTCAATATCTAAGTGATGGAAACCCTACTCACTTGCATGGGGTATATACTCATAATGAGCAGGATGTCCTTACATTAGCTTCCCTAGCCGTTCATTTCGGGTTATTGTTAAGCGGGACGACTAGTGTCGATGAACAATCGGAGCTACCTGAAGGTGAGGAGCTATTTCGAACGGCATGCTGGTTAGAGAAGCATGGGGCGACGACTCCTGCTGAGCATTTGTTTGCTCTTCTGGGCAAGATGGATGAGCTGGGCGATAGCACTGGCTGGAGCTTAGCGTTAGCAGCGAGATACAAGAAGGCTGGTCAGTATGAGCAGGCATTGCCACTGTGGAGAAGAGCAGCTGAGAAAGCGGAAGACTCCTTACTCCCTAAGCTGGATGCGCATGTTGAGCTAGCTATGTATTACGAGCATCGAAATAAACAATTGTTAACGGCCTTAACCTTTGCGGAAAAGGCTTTAGAATTAGGTCACCGTCGAGCTCGCTTAATAAGTGATGCAGCGAAGCGTAAAGAAGAGAAGGAAGCTTTATTGCACCGGGTCGCAAGGCTGAGAGACAAAGTATCGCGCGAAAGGGTGTAA
- a CDS encoding HAD-IIA family hydrolase, which produces MNFILNRLKEHPVPQALLFDLDGTLYRGNERIPGADQLISGLLHREIPILYVTNNSTRAPIEVAEHLRLMGIPAEEDAIVTSAMAAAYYVTKLYPGADTYVIGEHGLREALTHAGLYLIDEKQTDRNATIVVQGLDRQLHYSQLTAAVKHLLNGAVFIQTNPDRLLPTDGGFLPGAGSLGAVLQAATGVDPVVIGKPSNILMDYSLELSGTSSEQTWVIGDNPYTDLAAAKNVGCPSILVLTGLCTKENWQEHCAAAGVSPDAVCEGPEQLESLLNDLLI; this is translated from the coding sequence TTGAATTTCATACTTAATCGGCTCAAGGAGCATCCAGTACCACAAGCGTTATTGTTTGATCTTGATGGTACGTTATATCGTGGTAATGAAAGAATACCGGGAGCAGATCAATTAATATCCGGTCTTCTACATAGAGAAATACCTATCCTGTATGTTACGAATAATTCTACACGTGCTCCTATTGAGGTGGCTGAGCATTTAAGGTTGATGGGTATTCCAGCAGAAGAAGATGCAATCGTCACCTCTGCGATGGCAGCAGCCTATTATGTAACGAAGCTATATCCCGGTGCCGATACTTATGTTATAGGAGAGCATGGGTTGCGAGAGGCTCTTACACATGCAGGCCTTTATCTCATTGATGAGAAGCAGACTGATCGGAATGCTACCATCGTGGTTCAGGGGCTCGATCGTCAATTGCATTATAGTCAGCTGACGGCAGCGGTTAAGCATCTGTTGAATGGCGCTGTCTTCATCCAAACTAATCCCGACCGTCTTCTTCCGACAGATGGAGGATTTCTCCCGGGAGCGGGAAGTCTTGGCGCAGTCTTACAAGCGGCGACAGGTGTAGATCCTGTCGTCATTGGAAAGCCTTCTAACATTCTCATGGATTACTCTCTGGAGCTATCCGGAACGTCATCGGAGCAAACGTGGGTAATTGGAGATAATCCCTATACCGATTTGGCAGCGGCCAAGAATGTAGGCTGTCCTTCAATACTTGTCTTGACAGGGCTCTGCACGAAGGAAAACTGGCAGGAGCATTGTGCTGCTGCAGGCGTATCGCCGGATGCTGTATGCGAAGGACCGGAGCAATTAGAGTCTTTACTTAACGATTTATTGATCTAG
- the mutM gene encoding bifunctional DNA-formamidopyrimidine glycosylase/DNA-(apurinic or apyrimidinic site) lyase — MPELPEMEHYRSQLSPLLCGQRISGVAVNRPATINEDVEVFKDALIGRIILFVERRGKHLLFHLDDGHRLHLHLMLGGWLAYGEQGPKKDSHFQVILTFADGNSLYFGGLRLGYLHRITAKVAIEQMKELGPDPFDSRLTLEAFRKRVAGKKGKLKTTLADQRFLAGIGNCYSDEICFDAQIHPAAAVSSLDDTSVERIYHSIRKVLTEATQAGGYMEHPLTPDDTVTGGFNEQCKVYDRKGEPCFVCGTEIKFETLTGRKMFYCPTCQKED, encoded by the coding sequence ATGCCGGAATTACCGGAAATGGAGCATTATCGTTCGCAGTTATCCCCACTACTATGTGGTCAGAGGATAAGTGGTGTAGCTGTAAATCGTCCTGCAACGATTAATGAGGATGTTGAAGTGTTCAAGGATGCCTTAATTGGTCGTATTATTCTATTCGTTGAGCGGAGAGGGAAGCATCTATTGTTCCATCTTGATGATGGTCATCGTCTACACCTTCATCTTATGCTTGGCGGATGGCTTGCATATGGTGAGCAGGGTCCTAAGAAGGATAGTCATTTTCAAGTTATATTAACTTTCGCAGATGGTAATTCGCTGTACTTTGGCGGCTTGCGTCTTGGATATCTTCACCGTATTACGGCTAAGGTCGCTATCGAGCAGATGAAGGAGCTTGGTCCAGATCCATTCGATTCGCGTCTAACGTTAGAGGCGTTCAGGAAACGAGTAGCAGGGAAAAAAGGTAAATTAAAAACAACACTTGCCGACCAACGCTTTCTTGCCGGAATCGGAAACTGCTACAGCGACGAAATTTGCTTCGATGCGCAAATACATCCTGCTGCCGCAGTAAGCAGCTTAGATGATACATCTGTAGAGCGTATTTACCATTCCATACGTAAAGTGCTTACAGAGGCAACTCAAGCAGGCGGTTACATGGAGCATCCGCTAACTCCGGACGATACAGTAACTGGTGGATTTAATGAGCAATGCAAGGTCTATGACCGTAAAGGCGAGCCATGCTTCGTTTGCGGCACAGAAATCAAGTTTGAAACGTTAACAGGACGTAAAATGTTCTATTGCCCAACTTGTCAGAAGGAAGACTAG
- a CDS encoding deoxyribonuclease IV, with the protein MTRVGSHVSTRFGFRKAAEHAVAIGGNAFQYFPKNPRTLEPKSFNKDDAEKCAVWCRANDVLSIAHGPYVVNPASEGEPAQRMALCTLNDLAIAEACGSLGVVVHFGNYKGKDLLQGYRNIIQWINSVTSLWNGNALILLENQAGDHGNMGMTPEELMQIRSMLLAPKKVGFCLDTCHLFASGQWQTGKWQEFVERTRQLGFWEHVKAIHLNDARYPSGSRKDRHAAIAEGWIGKEGFQELLLTPELSQIPMILETPAGEDGTHRDQIKLVRTLGKED; encoded by the coding sequence ATGACAAGGGTCGGCAGCCATGTGAGCACCAGATTCGGATTTCGCAAAGCCGCAGAGCATGCGGTAGCTATAGGTGGCAACGCCTTTCAGTATTTTCCGAAAAACCCCCGCACGCTAGAGCCTAAGAGCTTCAACAAAGATGATGCAGAGAAATGCGCCGTATGGTGCAGAGCCAACGATGTTCTTTCCATCGCGCATGGTCCTTATGTTGTTAACCCTGCTTCAGAAGGGGAGCCAGCTCAGAGGATGGCGTTATGCACGCTTAATGATTTGGCTATTGCTGAAGCCTGTGGCTCCCTTGGAGTTGTTGTCCATTTTGGTAATTATAAGGGTAAAGACCTGTTACAGGGCTATCGAAATATAATACAATGGATAAATAGTGTTACTTCGCTCTGGAACGGGAATGCGCTTATTCTTCTTGAGAATCAGGCGGGGGATCACGGTAATATGGGAATGACACCTGAGGAGCTTATGCAAATCCGGTCCATGCTGCTAGCACCCAAGAAGGTTGGATTTTGTTTGGATACTTGTCATTTGTTCGCAAGCGGGCAGTGGCAGACGGGTAAGTGGCAGGAGTTCGTGGAACGTACTAGACAGCTTGGCTTCTGGGAGCATGTAAAAGCCATTCACTTAAACGATGCTCGTTATCCATCTGGCTCGCGTAAGGATCGCCATGCGGCGATTGCCGAAGGCTGGATTGGCAAGGAAGGCTTCCAAGAGCTATTGTTAACCCCGGAGCTTAGCCAAATTCCTATGATATTGGAAACGCCAGCTGGCGAAGACGGGACTCATCGGGACCAGATCAAGCTGGTTCGTACTCTCGGCAAGGAGGATTAA
- a CDS encoding cyclic-phosphate processing receiver domain-containing protein, producing the protein MINVYLDDIRSCPQGFVVARSAEACSLLLAEMDVNLLSLDFELGLGEPNGMAVVRSMIVSGKYPKQIFVHSSSHMGRAQMVHELRAANPVGVIIHDGPMPASVLEEAAAGKSHNA; encoded by the coding sequence ATGATAAATGTTTATTTAGATGACATTAGGTCATGTCCGCAGGGATTTGTTGTGGCTCGATCAGCAGAGGCTTGCTCGTTATTGCTGGCAGAAATGGATGTCAATCTACTTTCACTCGATTTCGAGTTAGGCTTGGGTGAGCCTAATGGAATGGCAGTCGTTCGTTCGATGATTGTGAGTGGAAAGTACCCGAAGCAAATATTCGTTCATTCCTCTAGCCACATGGGGAGAGCGCAGATGGTCCATGAATTAAGAGCGGCTAATCCGGTAGGTGTCATCATTCATGATGGACCTATGCCTGCGAGTGTATTAGAGGAAGCCGCTGCTGGGAAAAGCCATAATGCGTGA
- a CDS encoding thioredoxin family protein, producing the protein MREWKPTNWKKEWTFTSAPFALFIHTPLCGTCQAARRMLSVATEIVPEISMMSANINIMPDLAQQFQIESVPCLLIKSKDGTSSKQYRFPSVTELVERLRIERDR; encoded by the coding sequence ATGCGTGAGTGGAAGCCTACTAATTGGAAAAAAGAGTGGACATTTACTTCTGCTCCATTTGCATTATTCATCCACACACCGTTATGCGGCACCTGCCAGGCTGCGCGTCGTATGTTAAGTGTTGCAACAGAAATCGTTCCAGAGATAAGTATGATGTCAGCGAACATTAATATAATGCCCGATCTGGCACAGCAATTTCAGATTGAAAGCGTGCCTTGTCTTTTAATAAAAAGCAAGGATGGTACATCAAGTAAACAATATCGTTTCCCTTCCGTTACGGAATTGGTGGAGCGTCTAAGGATTGAGAGGGATAGGTAA
- a CDS encoding ABC transporter ATP-binding protein has product MIHLQGLTFRRGEREILRGVDLKINPGEHWTLLGRNGCGKSTILEMITGYLFPTSGTIDVLGNRYGQVDVREMRKRIGYISPSLIEKMTLRDPVWEIVASGAFAYLRFYEEVEDEVRERAYIELERVGLRSLAEQPFSTLSQGERKKVLLARTMMASPELIILDEPCAGLDLYEREKFLYALNELSTRKLSILYVTHHIEEIVPFFTHVALMAQGKLVASGLKRDVLTTDKLDEAYDLPLDIKWRDDRPWIEVGKVNL; this is encoded by the coding sequence ATGATACATTTACAAGGCTTAACATTTCGTCGTGGAGAGCGTGAAATACTCCGTGGTGTTGATCTCAAGATAAATCCGGGAGAGCATTGGACATTACTAGGACGCAATGGCTGTGGAAAGTCCACTATATTGGAAATGATAACGGGTTATTTATTCCCGACATCAGGCACGATCGACGTGTTAGGAAACCGGTACGGTCAAGTGGACGTAAGGGAAATGCGTAAGAGAATCGGGTATATTAGTCCTTCCTTAATCGAAAAAATGACGCTGCGCGACCCTGTATGGGAAATCGTTGCTAGCGGAGCATTTGCTTATTTGCGCTTTTATGAGGAAGTTGAAGACGAGGTACGCGAACGAGCTTACATAGAGCTTGAACGGGTTGGCTTGCGCTCATTGGCTGAGCAGCCCTTCAGCACATTATCACAAGGGGAACGCAAGAAAGTATTGCTAGCCCGGACTATGATGGCATCTCCAGAGCTTATTATTCTAGACGAGCCTTGTGCCGGACTTGATTTATACGAACGTGAGAAGTTTCTTTATGCCCTTAATGAGCTATCTACAAGGAAATTATCTATTCTATACGTAACTCATCACATTGAAGAGATTGTTCCTTTCTTTACGCATGTGGCTCTCATGGCACAAGGTAAGCTCGTTGCTTCCGGTCTTAAGAGAGACGTTCTAACAACTGATAAGCTAGATGAAGCTTATGATTTACCGCTAGATATCAAGTGGAGAGACGACCGCCCGTGGATTGAAGTCGGCAAGGTGAATTTGTAA
- a CDS encoding SAM-dependent methyltransferase, which produces MITYVSTANPGFAPYAMEELRRRIKGTKVSGLAPGETFSFTTGDNDPEQVLKDLRRNEPIFLRHIFPIEAEKDVMNSPDKTAEVLKEYAASLGERVKGRKVAIQVRKEQSSPFPYSSAEGRDIIIPVIEELGGESVARDADWIVSIYASKKMIYMGCSLPSDNLSDWPGGAVRFRKDEGVISRAAFKLLEAERAFNLPLDQFSYALDLGAAPGGWTSVLLERGLKVTAVDPAEMDPSLELHPRLRHMRRNAADISFAPGSFDLLVCDMSWDPHHTCRIVSELAPVLSAGGSGIITLKLMHRKPFQSIQDLMEDYGQVFDIRKVKQLFHNREEVTMWVKRK; this is translated from the coding sequence ATGATAACTTATGTCAGTACTGCGAATCCAGGATTTGCACCTTATGCGATGGAAGAGCTGAGAAGGCGTATAAAGGGTACGAAGGTATCCGGTTTAGCGCCAGGGGAAACCTTCTCTTTCACGACTGGGGACAATGATCCGGAGCAGGTTCTTAAAGACCTTCGCAGGAATGAACCCATTTTTCTCCGTCACATCTTTCCGATAGAGGCAGAGAAGGATGTTATGAACAGCCCTGATAAGACGGCTGAAGTTTTGAAGGAGTACGCTGCTTCCTTAGGCGAACGAGTGAAAGGGCGTAAAGTAGCTATTCAAGTTCGTAAGGAGCAGAGCAGTCCTTTTCCTTATTCGTCGGCAGAGGGACGGGATATTATTATCCCTGTCATTGAAGAGCTCGGCGGGGAATCCGTCGCGCGTGATGCGGATTGGATCGTATCTATTTATGCCTCGAAAAAAATGATTTATATGGGCTGCTCATTGCCGAGTGACAATTTATCTGACTGGCCAGGAGGAGCAGTCCGCTTCCGGAAGGACGAGGGAGTAATATCCCGTGCAGCGTTTAAGCTGCTTGAGGCCGAGCGGGCGTTTAATTTGCCGTTGGATCAATTCTCTTATGCGCTAGATTTAGGGGCAGCTCCTGGTGGATGGACCTCCGTGCTACTGGAGAGAGGTCTGAAGGTAACGGCAGTGGATCCAGCAGAGATGGATCCCTCGCTAGAATTGCATCCGAGGTTGAGACATATGCGTCGTAATGCCGCTGACATCTCTTTTGCACCAGGATCATTCGATCTGCTTGTGTGCGATATGAGCTGGGATCCGCATCATACTTGTCGCATCGTTTCAGAGCTGGCTCCCGTGTTATCTGCTGGAGGCTCTGGCATTATTACGCTTAAGCTGATGCATCGTAAACCATTCCAGAGTATTCAGGATTTAATGGAGGATTACGGACAGGTTTTTGATATTCGCAAAGTGAAGCAGTTGTTTCATAATCGCGAAGAAGTTACAATGTGGGTGAAACGTAAATAA
- a CDS encoding serine/threonine protein kinase: MEVDRQAGLELTLNQLYGERYKIIAQIGRGGMGRVYLAEDIRLGGKVRALKLTRPLPEERRSFLPEAQLLSELDHPHLPAIVDYYPPNENGVACIVMDYIAGDTLAERLERYGYRLPFSLVFRVLIDLCEVLIYLHSHTPSIVFRDLKPSNVLLDKHNKAILVDFGIARRYREESQSDTLQLGTPGFAAPEQIRGEQSDNRTDLYGLGALAYHLLSGGQFAIRHRGKLKQALQGDVPSEFNVLLERLLAIDPADRPQTAGELRQALKRIELDSDGRLSSYESGEHSDDMILITNDREREKGVTVIAVASAYPGAGATFASVALSSSLARLGIVHALVECPGGEPELFALLNGSRNMPKGAVYAEANGLQAAFPAWRKGKAVYYPAKPEGYRTTLPDGAFSNWLRRLGAPIVLLDVSSSWEQADLREWVVRSVDHIAMVADCYPVKWSSRRQLACMELQKLAKERFVKCVWIANRDQAFLERKQWLSLFPLKPEVYLPDLASAEMINTLWRGEGMPTDAQTSRSVDLAFQKWITSFYDRG; this comes from the coding sequence GTGGAAGTTGATCGTCAGGCTGGCCTGGAGCTGACTCTAAATCAGCTATACGGAGAACGTTACAAAATTATAGCGCAAATCGGTCGGGGAGGAATGGGGCGTGTCTATTTAGCAGAAGACATTCGGCTGGGCGGCAAGGTGCGGGCATTAAAGCTGACGCGCCCATTGCCGGAGGAGCGGCGCTCCTTCCTGCCAGAGGCACAGCTATTAAGCGAGCTGGACCATCCGCATCTTCCAGCGATCGTTGACTATTATCCGCCTAATGAGAATGGAGTAGCTTGTATTGTTATGGATTACATAGCTGGGGATACATTAGCGGAAAGATTGGAGCGCTATGGCTATAGGCTGCCGTTCTCCCTTGTATTCAGAGTATTAATAGACCTGTGTGAGGTGTTGATTTATTTGCATTCACATACTCCGTCTATTGTATTTAGGGACTTAAAGCCCTCTAATGTATTGCTGGATAAGCATAATAAGGCTATTCTCGTCGACTTTGGCATTGCCCGAAGATATCGGGAAGAGAGTCAAAGCGACACGTTACAGCTAGGCACACCTGGCTTTGCGGCACCTGAACAGATACGGGGAGAGCAGTCGGACAATCGAACCGATCTGTATGGTTTAGGTGCGCTTGCTTATCATCTTTTATCAGGCGGACAATTCGCAATCAGGCATCGTGGCAAATTAAAGCAAGCGCTGCAGGGTGATGTTCCTTCCGAATTTAATGTGCTGCTGGAAAGATTGCTTGCTATTGATCCAGCAGATCGGCCACAAACAGCGGGAGAGCTGCGACAGGCATTGAAACGAATCGAGTTAGACTCTGACGGGCGTTTAAGCTCTTACGAATCAGGAGAGCACTCAGACGACATGATACTAATAACTAACGATAGGGAGAGGGAGAAGGGGGTTACTGTCATTGCAGTAGCATCTGCTTATCCCGGTGCTGGCGCTACCTTCGCTTCAGTAGCCTTATCCTCTTCATTGGCTCGACTAGGAATCGTTCATGCTTTAGTCGAATGTCCTGGAGGAGAGCCTGAGCTATTCGCCTTACTGAATGGATCCAGAAATATGCCCAAAGGGGCCGTGTATGCAGAGGCTAACGGTTTGCAAGCTGCCTTCCCAGCTTGGCGGAAGGGGAAGGCTGTCTATTATCCAGCTAAGCCAGAAGGGTATCGAACGACTCTACCCGACGGAGCTTTCTCGAATTGGCTAAGGAGGCTCGGAGCTCCGATTGTCCTATTGGATGTCTCAAGCTCCTGGGAGCAAGCTGATCTGAGGGAGTGGGTTGTACGATCCGTAGATCATATTGCCATGGTAGCAGATTGTTATCCTGTTAAATGGTCTTCGAGGAGACAGCTGGCTTGTATGGAGCTGCAGAAGCTGGCTAAGGAGCGTTTCGTCAAATGTGTGTGGATTGCCAATAGGGATCAAGCTTTCCTGGAACGTAAGCAGTGGCTGTCCCTATTTCCTCTTAAACCGGAGGTTTATTTACCCGACCTTGCAAGCGCAGAAATGATTAATACACTCTGGCGTGGAGAAGGTATGCCAACGGATGCTCAGACGAGTAGAAGTGTAGATTTGGCCTTTCAGAAGTGGATTACTTCGTTTTACGATAGAGGCTAG